In Leclercia sp. LSNIH1, the genomic stretch ATCGCATTATCATGGAATATAAAATTCATTCAGGCGAGCAGAATTCGCATTTGCTGCAGTCATCACATTTCGCCAGGAGTCCCTATGAACTGTCTAATTCGCATCCGCCAGCGATACGCGGGTTTTGCCCAGAGCGATAAAAAGCTGGCGGATTTTTTACTCTCGCAGCCCGATCGTGCCCGCCATTTAAGCTCTCAGCAGCTTGCCAGCGAGGCGGGCGTGAGCCAGTCAAGCGTAGTGAAATTCGCGCAAAAGATTGGTTTCAAAGGTTTCCCCGCCCTGAAACTGGCGCTCAGCGAGGCGCTGGCCAGCAACCCAAATCCGCAATCCATGCCGGTTCATAACCAGATCCGCGGCGACGATCCGATGCGCCTGGTCGGGGAAAAGCTCATCAAAGAGAACGTGGCGGCGATGCATGCCACCCTCGACGTCAACAGCGAAGAGAAGCTGCTGGAGAGCGTGGCCATGCTGCGGGCGGCAAGACGGGTGATCCTAACCGGCATCGGCGCCTCGGGGCTGGTGGCGCGTAACTTCGGCTGGAAGCTGAATAAAATCGGTGTGATTGCCATTGTCGAACAGGACATGCATGCCCTGCTGGCTACCGTACAGGCGATGGAGCCTGACGATCTGCTGTTGGCCCTCTCCTATTCTGGCGAACGCCGCGAGATTAATCTGGCCGCTGATGAAGCGCTGCGCGTGGGGGGCAAAATTCTGGCGATCACCGGCTTTACTCCCAATGCCCTGCAGCAGCGGGCCACACGCTGTCTGTATACCATTGCCGAAGAGCAGGCCACCCGCAGCGCGGCGATCTCGTCCACCAGCGCGCAGATGATGCTGACCGATCTGCTGTTTATGGCGCTGGTTCAGCAGGATCTGGAGCATGCCCCGGAACGTATTCGCCACAGCGAGGCATTGGTAAAAAAACTGGTTTGAACAGACAATGAGCGTATAATGCCCGCCCTGTTTGTGTTGTTTCTGAGAATTTCCTGATGGCGCTGTTAATCACCAAAAAATGCATCAATTGCGATATGTGCGAACCCGAATGCCCTAATCAGGCAATTTCAATGGGAGCGAG encodes the following:
- a CDS encoding MurR/RpiR family transcriptional regulator → MNCLIRIRQRYAGFAQSDKKLADFLLSQPDRARHLSSQQLASEAGVSQSSVVKFAQKIGFKGFPALKLALSEALASNPNPQSMPVHNQIRGDDPMRLVGEKLIKENVAAMHATLDVNSEEKLLESVAMLRAARRVILTGIGASGLVARNFGWKLNKIGVIAIVEQDMHALLATVQAMEPDDLLLALSYSGERREINLAADEALRVGGKILAITGFTPNALQQRATRCLYTIAEEQATRSAAISSTSAQMMLTDLLFMALVQQDLEHAPERIRHSEALVKKLV